The following coding sequences lie in one Xanthomonas hortorum pv. pelargonii genomic window:
- a CDS encoding AraC family transcriptional regulator produces the protein MVKGEVPEHALAAVYDPMINLILQGGKSMTVGDRTLHYDPASYFVMTVDLPAIGKVHAAEDGAPYLAVSLTLDPETIAALLHDLPVQAATSAAGADALSFCVASMTGEMLDAWVRLLGLMECPADIPALAPAYEREILYRALQGPQGGVLRAVATPDSTLARLRKAIHWIRANYAQPLRIATLAGQAAMSESAFHRNFKAATALSPLQYQKQLRLLQARQLLTAHGKSVTAAAMDVGYESATQFSREYARTFGLPPSQDAARILETFRGVAV, from the coding sequence ATGGTGAAGGGCGAGGTGCCAGAGCACGCGCTGGCAGCGGTCTACGACCCGATGATCAACCTGATCCTGCAGGGCGGTAAGTCGATGACGGTGGGAGACCGCACGCTGCATTACGACCCGGCGAGCTACTTCGTCATGACCGTCGATCTTCCCGCCATCGGCAAGGTGCATGCCGCAGAGGACGGGGCGCCCTATCTTGCGGTTAGCCTCACGCTCGACCCGGAAACCATCGCCGCCCTGCTGCACGATCTACCCGTGCAAGCCGCCACCTCCGCGGCAGGCGCCGATGCGTTGTCGTTCTGCGTCGCCAGCATGACTGGGGAAATGCTGGACGCCTGGGTACGCCTGCTGGGCCTCATGGAATGCCCCGCCGATATCCCGGCACTGGCGCCTGCCTACGAGCGCGAGATTCTATACCGCGCATTGCAGGGCCCGCAGGGCGGCGTGTTGCGGGCCGTGGCAACGCCGGATTCCACGCTGGCACGGCTGCGCAAGGCGATCCACTGGATCCGCGCGAACTACGCCCAACCCCTGCGCATCGCCACGCTTGCCGGCCAGGCGGCCATGAGCGAGTCGGCGTTTCATCGCAACTTCAAGGCGGCAACTGCGCTCAGCCCGTTGCAATACCAAAAGCAACTGCGGCTGCTGCAGGCGCGCCAGTTGCTCACCGCGCATGGCAAGAGCGTCACCGCCGCCGCCATGGACGTGGGCTATGAAAGCGCAACGCAGTTCAGCCGGGAATACGCACGCACCTTCGGCCTGCCGCCTTCCCAGGACGCAGCGCGGATCCTGGAGACGTTTCGTGGCGTGGCGGTATGA
- a CDS encoding SDR family NAD(P)-dependent oxidoreductase, translating into MNIAVITGGSRGIGAATALASARRGMGVILTYHQNPLAAESVVARIAADGGKAIALPLDVGDTRSFAGFAAAVQETLHTVWQQDTLAGLVNNAGYGVFNPIETVDEAQFDGLFNVHLKGPFFLTQALLPLLGRGAAIVNLTSATTRVAFAGVAPYAAFKGGLEVLSRYMAKEFGERGIRVNTVSPGPIRTELGGGLTPDFEAMLAAQTALGRVGEPEEVANVIAMLLSDDAAWINAQSIEVAGGYHV; encoded by the coding sequence ATGAATATTGCAGTCATCACCGGCGGTAGCCGCGGTATCGGTGCCGCCACCGCCCTGGCCAGTGCCCGCCGTGGCATGGGCGTCATCCTGACCTATCACCAGAACCCGCTTGCGGCCGAATCGGTGGTGGCGCGCATTGCGGCCGATGGCGGCAAGGCCATCGCGTTACCGCTGGATGTAGGCGACACACGCAGCTTCGCCGGGTTCGCTGCGGCCGTGCAGGAGACGCTGCACACGGTCTGGCAGCAGGACACCCTGGCCGGGCTGGTGAACAACGCCGGCTACGGGGTGTTCAACCCCATCGAAACCGTCGATGAGGCGCAGTTCGACGGTCTGTTCAATGTGCATCTCAAGGGGCCCTTCTTTCTCACCCAGGCGTTGTTGCCGCTGCTGGGCCGCGGCGCGGCGATCGTCAACCTCACCAGTGCCACCACGCGCGTGGCGTTTGCCGGGGTTGCGCCGTATGCCGCGTTCAAGGGCGGGTTGGAGGTACTCAGCCGCTACATGGCCAAGGAGTTCGGCGAGCGCGGCATCCGCGTCAATACGGTCTCGCCGGGGCCCATTCGCACCGAACTCGGCGGCGGGCTGACGCCGGACTTCGAAGCCATGCTGGCGGCGCAGACAGCGCTGGGCCGCGTTGGAGAACCCGAAGAGGTTGCCAACGTCATCGCCATGCTGCTGTCCGACGACGCGGCCTGGATCAACGCCCAGTCCATTGAGGTTGCGGGTGGGTATCACGTGTAA
- a CDS encoding HigA family addiction module antitoxin, with product MTVLPNIHPGEILLEEFLEPMGISQNALARATAVPPRRINEIVLGKRGITADTAVRLAAALGTTERFWLGLQADYELEQAHRALGDLPSRIKRLAA from the coding sequence ATGACAGTCCTACCCAACATCCACCCCGGCGAAATCCTGCTCGAAGAGTTTCTCGAGCCGATGGGCATCAGCCAGAACGCACTGGCGCGGGCCACCGCCGTGCCGCCGCGCCGCATCAACGAGATCGTGCTGGGCAAGCGTGGCATCACCGCCGACACCGCCGTGCGCCTGGCTGCAGCGTTGGGCACGACCGAGCGGTTCTGGCTGGGCCTGCAGGCCGATTACGAACTGGAACAAGCGCACCGCGCGCTGGGCGACCTGCCGTCGCGGATCAAGCGGCTGGCGGCTTGA
- a CDS encoding type II toxin-antitoxin system RelE/ParE family toxin — translation MIRSFVDKEAEKIWLGERSRRLPADIQPVARRKLRMLNAAAHLDDLRIPPANRLEALKGERRGQYSIRINDQWRICFRWMEGDVAEVEIVDYH, via the coding sequence ATGATCAGGAGCTTTGTCGACAAGGAAGCCGAAAAGATCTGGTTGGGTGAGCGCTCCCGCCGGTTGCCGGCCGACATCCAGCCGGTCGCGCGCCGCAAGTTGCGCATGCTCAACGCTGCCGCGCACCTCGACGATCTGCGTATTCCACCTGCCAACCGGCTGGAAGCGTTGAAGGGCGAGCGGCGCGGGCAGTACAGCATCCGGATCAACGACCAATGGCGCATCTGCTTCCGATGGATGGAGGGCGATGTTGCCGAGGTCGAAATCGTCGATTACCACTGA
- a CDS encoding virulence RhuM family protein codes for MAKKHETSLVRSSAAEYLTFVAAAGEGGVQAAYADENVWLTQKMLAQLYDVDVRTINYHLKKVFTDSELQQESVIRNFRITAADGKSYNTKHYNLAAIIAVGYKVNSERAVQFRKWATTIIASFTIKGFAMDDERLKNDGTVLGKRYFEEQLQRIREIRLSKRKFYQKITDIYATALDYDATAQATQRFFATVQNKLHWAIHGQTAAEVVYHRADAGKQHMGLTTWADAPRGKIQKFDVAVAKNYLTTGEMAQLQRLISAYLDLAEDMALRQIPMTMRDWETRLNRFIEATDRQVLQDAGRVTAEIAKAHAESEFEKYRIVQDQLFVSDFDRVLQQLDAGDRADGTDDDLR; via the coding sequence ATGGCGAAAAAGCATGAAACCTCACTCGTCCGTTCGTCTGCGGCCGAATACCTGACCTTCGTGGCCGCCGCGGGCGAGGGCGGCGTGCAGGCGGCGTATGCCGACGAAAACGTCTGGCTGACGCAGAAGATGCTGGCGCAGCTCTACGACGTGGACGTGCGCACCATCAACTACCACTTGAAAAAGGTTTTCACCGACAGTGAGTTACAGCAGGAGTCAGTTATCCGAAATTTTCGGATAACTGCCGCCGACGGCAAGAGCTACAACACCAAGCACTACAACCTCGCGGCCATCATTGCCGTGGGCTACAAGGTCAATTCCGAGCGCGCGGTGCAGTTCCGCAAGTGGGCCACCACCATCATCGCGTCCTTCACGATCAAGGGCTTCGCGATGGACGACGAGCGCCTGAAGAACGACGGCACGGTGCTCGGCAAGCGCTACTTCGAAGAGCAGCTGCAGCGCATCCGCGAGATCCGTCTCTCCAAGCGCAAGTTCTACCAGAAGATCACCGACATCTACGCCACCGCCCTGGACTACGATGCCACGGCGCAGGCAACCCAAAGGTTCTTCGCCACGGTGCAGAACAAGCTGCACTGGGCCATCCACGGGCAAACCGCAGCAGAAGTCGTCTACCACCGCGCCGATGCCGGCAAGCAGCACATGGGCCTGACCACCTGGGCCGATGCACCGCGCGGGAAAATCCAGAAGTTCGACGTGGCGGTTGCCAAGAACTACCTGACCACCGGCGAGATGGCGCAGTTGCAACGCCTCATATCGGCCTATCTGGACCTGGCCGAGGACATGGCGCTGCGGCAGATCCCGATGACCATGCGGGATTGGGAAACGCGTCTGAATCGTTTCATCGAAGCCACCGACCGGCAGGTGTTGCAGGACGCAGGGCGCGTCACCGCCGAGATCGCCAAAGCGCATGCGGAAAGCGAGTTCGAAAAGTACCGTATCGTGCAGGACCAGCTGTTCGTGAGCGATTTCGATCGCGTGTTGCAGCAGCTTGATGCAGGAGACCGGGCGGACGGCACCGACGACGACTTGCGCTAG